Below is a window of Synergistaceae bacterium DNA.
TTGCTGCTGGCGTTGCTTTTGTCTGGGTGCGTCGAGGCAAGCTACGAAAAAGGAGTGGAAGCCCGATCGGCCGGCGACTATACCGAGGCGCTGAACCAATGGATGGTGGCCTCCGACGACCCTCGTTGTATGACCGCCATCGGAGTCATGTACGACTACGGAGAGGGGCTGCCCAGAGACGATTTGAAGGCCGCGGAATGGTACAGGAGGGCGGCGGAGAAGGGAGAGTACCGAGCCATTGCGCAATTGGCTAATTTTTCCCTGACTGGCGCGGGAGGAGTGCTCCACAATCCTACGGAGTGGCGCAGAAGGCTGGAGGAGATTCAGGGAAAGGACGGTTACGCCGACTACGTTCTAGCGTCTTTTTACATGGGGGGTTATGGCGGAGAAAAGGACCTGGATAAGGCTCACGTTCTTCTGCGCGGACTGGTGAGCAAGGGATACACGCAGCTCGAAACGATTCTCCGCCAGCTGGAGCGACGCCTTGATGATCGGAAAGCCGGGGTTCTGGAGGCGGAAATTCTCGTCGAAATGGCGCGCGACAACGCCTCCTTCGACCGAAACTACAAAGACAGGCGCCTCGTGGTCAGCGGCTGGGTGAGCGGCGTGACGCGACTGAGCGATTACGGATACGTGGTGAAATTCGGAGGACAACCGCCGTCGGTTATCCCCCAGGACAATATACTGGCGATTTTTTACGAGCCCTCCCGTATTGGGCCAGTGGCGGCGTTAACTCCCGGAACTTTTCTCAAGTTGAACGGCGTCTACGTGGGAAAGCATCCCTTCCCGTTGGAGGAATGCGCCCTTACCCTTTTCGGATGCTCGTTGGACGAATCCGTTTCGAGCGACACGCGTCCTTGACGGCGCCCTTCTAATTATATCAAAGGGTGACCTTATTGTTCTCGGCGCGTAAAGCCTCCTTTCTGATTCTTGTCGCCTTGTTATTCCTCTTTTTTCGCGGCATAGGGAATCACGGTCTACTGGATCCTTTGGAAGGCGTCAACGCTTCTATATCGCTGAATATGGTGATCCGCAGGAGCTACTTCGTTCCGCTAGTGGAAAATCTGTACTATCTGGGGACGGCCATGGGGTTCTGGTGGCTTTCCTCTCTGGCGTTGTTGCTCTTCGGATGGCTTGAATTTTCCGTGCGCTTTTGGCCTGTGGTGGGAGGGCTGGGGATGTCCGCGGTCAGTTGGTTCATCGTGTGGCGCACCAGCGGCGAACGCGCGGCTAACTACGCGGCCGTCATTACGGGTACCAGCATCCTAACCTATGTCTCATCTCAATTGGCCTCGCCTCACACCCTTTATGCGTGTTGCGCCACCTTGGCCTTAGCCGGTATCATCTACGGCTTTCAGGATAGACGTTTTTTTCTCCTGCTTCATAGCGGATCTATGGGGGCTTTCATCGTCTACGGCCCAGCGGGGGTGATTTTGCCTTGGTTAAGTTTTTTAATCTACGCCTATATTGCCAATCAGAGCCAGTTCTTTCTTAGTGCTCTCTTTTACAAATCGGGAGTTTTAGCGACGCTAATTCTAGGGGGAGGGTATTTGATGCTGCTACGCTCAGGAAACCCGGCGATTCTAGCTCTGATGTGGCACAATCTCTCCTCCGTGGCTTTCGGTTCCTTTTCATCGGTCCTGTTAGTTCTCTCGGTTGGTTTTTTCCCCTGGTTGGGGGCTTTCCCTGAGGCGTTGCGAAACGCGCTGCCCAACAACTGGAATTTCATCTTGCCTATCGAGAGACAAAACTTTCTGCTGTTGGTGTGGGTGGCCGTGTTCCTGTTCTTTGGCTTTTTCGCGGGCGACGCTTTTCTGCTTCTCACGCCCCTTCCCGCTTTGGCGTCCCTTTGCGCCATACATCTGAGC
It encodes the following:
- a CDS encoding sel1 repeat family protein produces the protein MKNFLGALLLALLLSGCVEASYEKGVEARSAGDYTEALNQWMVASDDPRCMTAIGVMYDYGEGLPRDDLKAAEWYRRAAEKGEYRAIAQLANFSLTGAGGVLHNPTEWRRRLEEIQGKDGYADYVLASFYMGGYGGEKDLDKAHVLLRGLVSKGYTQLETILRQLERRLDDRKAGVLEAEILVEMARDNASFDRNYKDRRLVVSGWVSGVTRLSDYGYVVKFGGQPPSVIPQDNILAIFYEPSRIGPVAALTPGTFLKLNGVYVGKHPFPLEECALTLFGCSLDESVSSDTRP
- a CDS encoding glycosyltransferase family 39 protein, whose product is MTLLFSARKASFLILVALLFLFFRGIGNHGLLDPLEGVNASISLNMVIRRSYFVPLVENLYYLGTAMGFWWLSSLALLLFGWLEFSVRFWPVVGGLGMSAVSWFIVWRTSGERAANYAAVITGTSILTYVSSQLASPHTLYACCATLALAGIIYGFQDRRFFLLLHSGSMGAFIVYGPAGVILPWLSFLIYAYIANQSQFFLSALFYKSGVLATLILGGGYLMLLRSGNPAILALMWHNLSSVAFGSFSSVLLVLSVGFFPWLGAFPEALRNALPNNWNFILPIERQNFLLLVWVAVFLFFGFFAGDAFLLLTPLPALASLCAIHLSNAIEKNDVHFFQRMVVLEILLFLPFLFLEIPSILLFGGGEVRSMFMSVIPWMLFSLLFLFAGWYYAKTKQPRKLMLHFCLVSLISLMPLAGAFDLLARSSSVRDAGLYLRSGLRQSDILVQYVMNHPSLYFYTAKESLLLHSPSTPGVLGRRILDDSRLAQLWEGKNRVFLIIRRYQDILTPLPEDVYNLYETHDLTILSNRRD